In a single window of the Motilibacter peucedani genome:
- a CDS encoding LacI family DNA-binding transcriptional regulator, whose product MSAFTSKDVARVAGVSQSTVSYVMSGKRPISASTRDRVLAAIEKLTYEPNAGARALAGRRTRVVGLVVPFGDDADPVGLLPFIETIASSARAHDYEVLLVTNDEGSAGLRRLAGRSLCDAIVMMDIKVHDERVPVAASLRVPVVLVGIPEDPRGLSCVDLDFAAAARMAVDELADTGHDELVVVGYPPPVIERRVNYAERFLHAARARAGARGLPVLVLQPQDGRRSAAAAMAEKILAHGGSGRVGVVVPFTTILRPLLHALGARGVVLGRDLSLIGLSTDAEAEDAEPPFTNISLEPRDVSRRAMASLFALLDPEPGVARPGTDLVLPRLTRRGTVRTTSTRNR is encoded by the coding sequence GTGAGCGCGTTCACCAGCAAGGACGTCGCGCGCGTTGCGGGCGTCTCCCAGAGCACCGTCTCCTACGTCATGAGCGGGAAGCGCCCGATCTCCGCCTCGACGCGCGATCGTGTCCTCGCGGCGATCGAGAAGCTCACCTACGAGCCCAACGCCGGAGCGCGTGCCCTCGCGGGGCGACGCACCCGGGTCGTCGGGCTGGTCGTGCCGTTCGGGGACGACGCGGACCCGGTGGGACTGCTGCCCTTCATCGAGACCATCGCCAGCAGCGCCCGTGCGCACGACTACGAGGTCCTCCTCGTCACCAACGACGAGGGGTCGGCCGGACTGCGCCGGCTCGCCGGCCGGTCCCTGTGCGACGCCATCGTGATGATGGACATCAAGGTCCATGACGAGCGGGTCCCGGTGGCCGCGTCGCTCCGGGTGCCCGTCGTCCTCGTCGGCATCCCGGAGGATCCGCGGGGCCTGTCCTGCGTCGACCTGGACTTCGCGGCGGCCGCCCGCATGGCCGTCGACGAGCTGGCAGACACCGGGCACGACGAGCTCGTGGTCGTCGGCTACCCCCCGCCCGTCATCGAGCGGCGGGTGAACTACGCCGAGCGGTTCCTCCACGCCGCTCGTGCTCGAGCCGGGGCGCGAGGGCTGCCGGTCCTGGTGCTGCAGCCGCAGGACGGACGCCGGTCCGCGGCGGCCGCCATGGCCGAGAAGATCCTCGCGCACGGCGGCAGTGGGCGCGTCGGGGTCGTCGTGCCGTTCACGACCATCCTGCGCCCGCTGCTGCACGCGCTGGGCGCCCGCGGTGTGGTCCTCGGCCGCGACCTCTCCCTCATCGGGTTGAGCACGGACGCCGAGGCCGAGGACGCCGAGCCGCCCTTCACGAACATCTCCCTCGAGCCGAGGGACGTCTCACGGCGTGCGATGGCGTCGCTGTTCGCGCTGCTGGACCCCGAGCCCGGTGTCGCTCGACCGGGCACCGACCTCGTCCTTCCGCGGCTCACCCGCCGCGGCACTGTCCGCACCACCTCCACCCGCAACCGCTAG
- a CDS encoding carbohydrate ABC transporter permease, which translates to MTTTLLTAPAATVRRRRRTQRSWGSTALAVLFLAVMLFPVYWMVNVSLQRSGSAVATPWFPEHVSFHGYSTALHQQGRNLVTSLLVASGSVVFSLLLAAPAAYALAHFRVRFSNVFLFAILLSQMIPGIVVANALYTAYNDLGLLNSVPGLILADSTAGIPFAILIIRAFMGGIPRSVIEAARVDGAGHLRAFVSIVLPMSRNALITAALFTFLFAWADFLFALTLTTTESVRPVTLGLYSYIGTYVNDWSSVMATAVLASVPAIVLLVIAQKYVAAGTTGGAVK; encoded by the coding sequence ATGACCACCACCCTGCTCACCGCTCCCGCAGCCACCGTTCGCCGCCGTCGGCGCACGCAGCGCAGCTGGGGGAGCACCGCCCTCGCCGTGCTCTTCCTGGCCGTCATGCTGTTCCCGGTCTACTGGATGGTCAACGTCTCGCTGCAGCGCAGCGGGTCGGCCGTCGCCACTCCGTGGTTCCCCGAGCACGTGAGCTTCCACGGCTACTCCACCGCGCTGCACCAGCAGGGCCGCAACCTCGTCACCAGCCTGCTCGTGGCATCGGGATCGGTCGTCTTCAGCCTGCTGCTCGCGGCCCCGGCGGCGTACGCGCTGGCGCACTTCCGAGTCCGGTTCTCCAACGTCTTCCTCTTCGCGATCCTGCTCTCGCAGATGATCCCGGGGATCGTCGTGGCGAACGCGCTCTACACCGCCTACAACGACCTGGGACTGCTCAACTCGGTCCCAGGCCTGATCCTCGCGGACTCGACGGCCGGGATCCCGTTCGCGATCCTCATCATCCGCGCCTTCATGGGCGGCATCCCGCGCTCGGTGATCGAAGCCGCGCGGGTCGACGGCGCCGGGCACCTGCGGGCGTTCGTGTCCATCGTCCTGCCGATGAGCCGCAACGCGCTCATCACCGCGGCGCTCTTCACGTTCCTGTTCGCGTGGGCGGACTTTCTGTTCGCCCTGACGCTGACGACGACCGAGAGCGTGCGCCCCGTGACCCTGGGGCTCTACTCCTACATCGGGACCTACGTGAACGACTGGAGCTCGGTCATGGCGACCGCGGTCCTCGCGTCGGTGCCGGCCATCGTCCTGCTCGTCATCGCCCAGAAGTACGTCGCGGCCGGCACCACGGGAGGTGCCGTCAAGTGA
- a CDS encoding VOC family protein — protein MTTRVLSVALPVADMDAAVAFYVGVLGCEVRYDVEAVPGVRMVEVVPPGSQVGIVLLPPDSPVPIAVRLGTSDADAAYARLAATDGVVLHNDEVLRWEGVPPMFHFSDPQGNSLVYLETSKPA, from the coding sequence ATGACGACGAGGGTGCTCAGCGTGGCGCTGCCGGTGGCTGACATGGATGCCGCGGTGGCGTTCTACGTCGGCGTGCTGGGTTGCGAGGTGCGCTACGACGTCGAGGCCGTGCCCGGCGTGCGGATGGTGGAGGTGGTGCCGCCCGGGTCCCAGGTCGGCATCGTGCTGCTCCCTCCGGACAGTCCGGTGCCGATCGCCGTACGCCTGGGCACCTCTGACGCCGACGCGGCGTACGCGCGGCTGGCCGCCACGGACGGCGTGGTGCTGCACAACGACGAGGTGCTGCGATGGGAGGGGGTGCCGCCGATGTTCCACTTCAGCGACCCCCAGGGCAACTCGCTGGTCTACCTCGAGACCTCCAAGCCGGCCTGA
- a CDS encoding antibiotic biosynthesis monooxygenase family protein has translation MVLFINSFQVPAGADEQFLTQWREVNATMSVRPGYLGHRLHRALVDTTRYRFVNVAEWASADHWRDAHDDRFRALVTRPEWARFPSTPGLYDVIHDGGALAAGPR, from the coding sequence GTGGTGCTCTTCATCAACAGCTTCCAGGTGCCTGCGGGCGCCGACGAGCAGTTCCTCACCCAGTGGCGGGAGGTGAACGCGACGATGAGCGTGCGGCCCGGCTACCTCGGTCACCGTCTCCACCGGGCGCTCGTAGATACCACCCGATACCGGTTCGTCAACGTCGCCGAGTGGGCCAGCGCCGACCACTGGCGCGACGCACACGACGACCGCTTCCGGGCCCTGGTCACGCGGCCGGAGTGGGCGCGCTTCCCCTCGACCCCGGGCCTCTACGACGTCATCCACGACGGCGGCGCTCTGGCCGCCGGTCCGCGATGA
- a CDS encoding ThuA domain-containing protein yields MAPGSTGPIRVTVWGENRHEQVEEHVAKLYPQGMHGAVAEGIEENLGESCVVRTATLDEPEHGLTEEVLQQTDVLTWWGHAAHSEVSDDVVERVHRHVLSGMGLVVLHSGHWSKIFMKLMGTSCTLRWRSEHDRELIWTVNPTHPIARGVPHPLVIEEDEMYGEFFDIPAPDELVFLSTFTGGEVFRSGCTFRRGHGKIFYFRPGDQDYPTYHHKDVRRVIANAVEWVRSDLPERSQPTLLRYDTEDFFNGQGYQGALK; encoded by the coding sequence GTGGCACCAGGCAGCACCGGCCCGATCCGCGTGACCGTGTGGGGGGAGAACCGCCACGAGCAGGTCGAGGAGCACGTGGCGAAGCTCTACCCGCAGGGCATGCACGGAGCAGTCGCCGAGGGCATCGAGGAGAACCTGGGGGAGAGCTGCGTCGTGCGCACCGCCACCCTCGACGAGCCCGAGCACGGGCTGACCGAGGAGGTGCTCCAGCAGACCGACGTGCTCACGTGGTGGGGCCACGCCGCGCATTCGGAGGTGTCCGACGATGTGGTCGAGCGCGTCCACCGTCATGTGCTGTCGGGCATGGGCCTCGTCGTGCTCCACTCCGGGCACTGGTCGAAGATCTTCATGAAGCTGATGGGCACCAGCTGCACCCTGCGCTGGCGCTCCGAGCACGACCGCGAGCTGATCTGGACGGTCAACCCCACGCACCCCATCGCCCGCGGCGTCCCGCACCCTCTCGTCATCGAGGAGGACGAGATGTACGGCGAGTTCTTCGACATCCCGGCGCCCGACGAGCTCGTCTTCCTCAGCACGTTCACCGGCGGCGAGGTCTTCCGCAGCGGCTGCACCTTCCGCCGGGGGCACGGCAAGATCTTCTACTTCCGGCCGGGGGACCAGGACTACCCGACCTACCACCACAAGGACGTGCGCCGGGTCATCGCCAACGCCGTGGAGTGGGTCCGCAGCGACCTCCCTGAGCGGTCCCAGCCGACCCTGCTGCGCTACGACACCGAGGACTTCTTCAACGGCCAGGGTTATCAGGGGGCCCTCAAGTGA
- a CDS encoding ABC transporter ATP-binding protein: protein MGLGMPVEKSMDFGPSARRLMARLRPHRAQVVLVVALAVVSVVLSVLGPKILGRATDVIFTGLVSRQLPAGSTKQEVVEAARARGDGARADLLSGMHLTPGHGIDLAHLHRLLLLGLLLYVAASLLGWLQGWLLAGIVQRVVVRLREEVEEKLNRLPLPYFDKQPRGELLSRVTNDIDNVQQTLQQTLSQLLTSLLTMVGVLSMMFWISPLLALVALVAVPLSVVVTKQIATRSQKQFIAQWQHTGALNGVIEESYTGHELVKVFGRQAETEADFRAKNDQLYQASFGAQFVSGIIMPAMFFIGNLSYVVVAVVGGLRVASGAITLGEVQAFIQYSRQFTQPLTQVASMANLLQSGVASAERVFDLLDADEQSPDPSDAAVVRSARGRVEFEHVSFRYEPDRPLIEDLSLVAEPGQTVAIVGPTGAGKTTLVNLVLRFYEIDGGRITLDGVDVRSMTRADLRRRVGMVLQDTWLFGGTIRDNIAYGRPDASDEEVLAAARATYVDRFVHSLPDGYDTVIDAEGDNISAGEKQLITIARAFLSDPSLLILDEATSSVDTRTEVLVQRAMAALRSDRTSFVIAHRLSTIRDADLILFMEDGRIVEQGMHDELVAARGAYYRLHQAQFTRGADETAAAATV from the coding sequence ATGGGGCTCGGCATGCCGGTCGAGAAGTCCATGGACTTCGGTCCCTCGGCCCGCCGACTGATGGCGCGGTTGCGGCCGCACCGTGCGCAGGTCGTGCTCGTGGTGGCCCTGGCAGTGGTCAGCGTCGTCCTCAGCGTGCTCGGGCCGAAGATCCTCGGTCGGGCGACCGACGTCATCTTCACCGGGCTGGTGAGCCGGCAGCTGCCTGCCGGCTCCACGAAGCAGGAGGTCGTCGAGGCGGCGCGGGCGCGCGGCGACGGTGCACGCGCCGACCTGCTCAGCGGGATGCACCTGACGCCCGGCCACGGCATCGACCTCGCGCACCTCCACCGCTTGCTGCTCCTGGGTCTGCTGCTCTACGTGGCCGCCAGCCTGCTCGGGTGGCTGCAGGGCTGGCTGCTCGCCGGGATCGTGCAGCGGGTGGTGGTCCGCCTGCGCGAGGAGGTCGAGGAGAAGCTCAACCGCCTGCCGCTGCCCTACTTCGACAAGCAGCCGCGCGGCGAGCTGCTGAGCCGGGTGACCAACGACATCGACAACGTGCAGCAGACGCTGCAGCAGACCCTGAGCCAGCTGCTCACCTCGCTGCTGACGATGGTCGGCGTCCTGAGCATGATGTTCTGGATCTCGCCGCTGCTCGCGCTCGTGGCCCTGGTGGCGGTGCCGCTCTCGGTCGTCGTGACCAAGCAGATCGCCACGCGCTCGCAGAAGCAGTTCATCGCGCAGTGGCAGCACACCGGCGCGCTCAACGGCGTGATCGAGGAGTCCTACACCGGCCACGAGCTGGTCAAGGTCTTCGGGCGGCAGGCGGAGACCGAAGCTGACTTCCGGGCGAAGAACGACCAGCTCTACCAGGCGAGCTTCGGCGCGCAGTTCGTCTCCGGGATCATCATGCCGGCGATGTTCTTCATCGGGAACCTCAGCTACGTGGTGGTGGCCGTCGTGGGCGGGCTGCGCGTCGCGTCGGGCGCCATCACCCTCGGCGAGGTGCAGGCGTTCATCCAGTACTCACGGCAGTTCACCCAGCCGCTGACGCAGGTCGCCTCGATGGCCAACCTGCTGCAGTCGGGGGTCGCGTCAGCCGAGCGGGTCTTCGACCTGCTCGACGCCGACGAGCAGTCGCCCGACCCCTCCGACGCGGCGGTGGTGCGCTCGGCGCGCGGGCGCGTCGAGTTCGAGCACGTGTCGTTCCGCTACGAGCCCGACCGGCCCCTGATCGAGGACCTCTCGCTCGTGGCCGAACCCGGTCAGACGGTGGCGATCGTCGGCCCGACCGGCGCGGGCAAGACGACGCTGGTGAACCTGGTGCTGCGCTTCTACGAGATCGACGGCGGGCGCATCACCCTCGACGGTGTCGACGTCCGGTCGATGACCCGGGCGGACCTGCGTCGTCGCGTCGGCATGGTGCTGCAGGACACGTGGCTCTTCGGCGGGACGATCCGCGACAACATCGCCTACGGCCGGCCCGACGCCTCGGACGAGGAGGTGCTGGCGGCAGCGCGGGCGACCTACGTCGACCGCTTCGTGCACAGCCTGCCCGACGGCTACGACACGGTGATCGACGCCGAGGGCGACAACATCAGCGCGGGGGAGAAGCAGCTCATCACCATCGCCCGCGCGTTCCTGTCCGACCCCTCGCTGCTCATCCTCGACGAGGCCACCAGCTCGGTCGACACGCGCACGGAGGTCCTCGTGCAGCGGGCCATGGCTGCGCTGCGCTCCGACCGCACGAGCTTCGTCATCGCCCACCGGCTGTCCACCATCCGCGACGCGGACCTGATCCTGTTCATGGAGGACGGGCGCATCGTGGAGCAGGGCATGCACGACGAGCTGGTGGCAGCGCGCGGGGCCTACTACCGCCTGCACCAGGCGCAGTTCACCCGTGGCGCCGACGAGACCGCTGCTGCCGCGACGGTCTAG
- a CDS encoding carbohydrate ABC transporter permease, whose product MADRPPLSGTTHAIPQPAGSTRTRPPAGAPGSPPAGDQGEGRRAGRRSLRRRERLAAAAFLLPAAAYMVLFFGYPVVKNFLMSFQKYSTSTFYTGEAPWVGLGNYRSVVHSSVFSKAMLNTALFTVGSIVGQFVIGLSLALFFRRRFPLSGVLRSLLLLPWLIPLIVSGAVWRWILDKDNGALNRFLAGVHLAPGHPGWLVTTSLALVAVILVNIWLGIPFNATILYGGLQDIPEELYEAASLDGATGWKAFRYVTWPLLRPVVSVVLVLGVVYTIKVLDIILGLTNGGPAHATETIATQSYHLSFQQFDFGQGAALGNILIAISLLFSVVYLRANRRAVDE is encoded by the coding sequence ATGGCTGACCGCCCTCCGCTGTCCGGCACGACGCACGCGATCCCGCAGCCTGCGGGGTCCACGCGTACGCGGCCGCCGGCGGGCGCTCCCGGCTCTCCTCCCGCAGGGGACCAGGGGGAGGGGCGGCGCGCCGGACGGCGCAGCCTGCGACGGCGCGAGCGCCTCGCAGCGGCGGCGTTCCTGCTCCCCGCCGCGGCGTACATGGTGCTGTTCTTCGGCTACCCCGTCGTCAAGAACTTCCTCATGTCGTTCCAGAAGTACTCGACGAGCACGTTCTACACCGGCGAGGCGCCGTGGGTCGGGCTGGGCAACTACCGGTCGGTCGTGCACTCGAGCGTCTTCAGCAAGGCCATGCTCAACACAGCGCTGTTCACGGTCGGCTCGATCGTCGGGCAGTTCGTGATCGGCCTGTCGCTGGCGCTGTTCTTCCGGCGCCGGTTCCCGCTCAGCGGGGTCCTCCGGTCGCTACTGCTGCTGCCCTGGCTGATCCCGCTCATCGTGTCCGGCGCCGTCTGGCGCTGGATCCTCGACAAGGACAACGGCGCCCTGAACCGCTTCCTCGCCGGGGTCCACCTCGCGCCCGGGCATCCCGGGTGGCTGGTCACCACGTCCTTGGCCCTCGTGGCCGTGATCCTCGTCAACATCTGGCTCGGGATCCCGTTCAACGCCACGATCCTCTACGGCGGACTGCAGGACATCCCGGAGGAGCTGTACGAAGCCGCGTCGCTGGACGGCGCCACCGGCTGGAAGGCCTTCCGCTACGTCACCTGGCCGCTGCTCAGACCCGTCGTCAGCGTCGTCCTGGTCCTCGGCGTCGTGTACACGATCAAGGTGCTGGACATCATCCTGGGTCTCACCAACGGCGGTCCGGCGCACGCGACCGAGACCATCGCCACGCAGTCGTACCACCTCTCGTTCCAGCAGTTCGACTTCGGCCAGGGCGCCGCCCTCGGCAACATCCTCATCGCCATCTCCCTGCTGTTCAGCGTCGTCTACCTGCGCGCCAACCGCCGCGCCGTCGACGAGTGA
- a CDS encoding TIGR03086 family metal-binding protein: protein MQAQHPTAASVEVELDPATRKLAELVQSLSDQDLDAPTPCEGIAVAALVAHIDDLALAFAAAARKQPTGSGTPLEEIVLQDGWRDRVPERLSDLARAWRDPAAWEGTTSVGGVEMQARDAAAAAVDEVLIHGWDLATAVQQPFDADGPATATLVAFAYGWVGPFTESAPDGIPGLFRAAVQVPADAPLLHRLLGATGRVPAAVS from the coding sequence GTGCAGGCGCAGCACCCGACAGCAGCGTCCGTCGAGGTCGAGCTCGACCCGGCCACCCGGAAGCTGGCCGAACTCGTTCAGAGCCTGTCCGACCAGGACCTCGACGCACCGACACCCTGCGAGGGCATCGCCGTAGCGGCGCTGGTCGCGCACATCGACGACCTGGCCCTGGCCTTCGCCGCGGCCGCGCGCAAGCAGCCCACCGGTTCCGGGACACCGCTCGAGGAGATCGTGCTCCAGGACGGATGGCGCGACCGCGTGCCGGAGCGGCTGTCCGACCTCGCTCGTGCGTGGCGGGATCCCGCCGCGTGGGAGGGCACGACCTCCGTCGGCGGTGTCGAGATGCAGGCGCGCGACGCTGCCGCTGCAGCCGTCGACGAAGTGCTCATCCACGGCTGGGACCTCGCCACAGCGGTCCAGCAGCCCTTCGATGCCGACGGCCCGGCCACCGCAACGCTGGTCGCGTTCGCCTACGGCTGGGTGGGACCGTTCACCGAGAGCGCCCCGGACGGCATCCCGGGGCTGTTCCGAGCGGCTGTGCAGGTGCCGGCGGACGCGCCGCTGCTGCACAGGCTGCTCGGCGCGACGGGCCGTGTCCCCGCAGCCGTCTCCTGA
- a CDS encoding TetR family transcriptional regulator, whose product MAPRQAPPEATRTSSGRAAQKRRTRAAIVDATARLVAQGLTPSVDDVAAAADVSRRTVYSYFPTLDQLLLDATLGALTATTMDAVPPADDTTGDTGDTTAGSGDPRAAALDRVDALMHSLTATADTTLPLGRKIIALTVDAPAPSEDQPRRGYRRVEWVERAVAPLRDVLDDEQHARLVAALAVVAGWESMIVLRDVCGLEARREDEVLRWVAASLVRAMLDEVARGAPPPEASRP is encoded by the coding sequence ATGGCTCCACGTCAAGCACCCCCCGAGGCGACGCGCACGAGCAGCGGACGGGCCGCCCAGAAGCGGCGCACGAGAGCAGCGATCGTGGACGCCACGGCCCGCCTGGTCGCCCAGGGGCTGACACCGTCGGTCGACGACGTGGCAGCAGCCGCTGATGTCTCGCGCCGCACCGTCTACTCGTACTTCCCGACGCTCGACCAGCTGCTGCTCGACGCCACCCTCGGGGCCCTGACCGCCACGACCATGGACGCGGTGCCGCCGGCCGACGACACGACCGGCGACACGGGCGACACCACCGCCGGGTCGGGGGACCCGAGGGCCGCGGCTCTCGACCGCGTCGACGCGCTAATGCACTCGCTCACCGCGACCGCCGACACCACGCTGCCCCTGGGGCGCAAGATCATCGCGCTCACCGTCGACGCACCTGCTCCGAGCGAGGACCAGCCCCGGAGGGGGTACCGACGGGTCGAGTGGGTCGAGCGGGCAGTGGCGCCGCTGCGCGACGTGCTCGACGACGAGCAGCACGCGCGCCTCGTCGCGGCGCTCGCGGTCGTCGCCGGCTGGGAGTCGATGATCGTGCTGCGCGACGTCTGCGGCCTCGAGGCCCGGCGTGAGGACGAGGTCCTGCGGTGGGTCGCGGCCAGCCTCGTGCGGGCGATGCTGGACGAGGTGGCCAGGGGAGCGCCTCCACCCGAGGCATCCCGCCCGTGA
- a CDS encoding VOC family protein — MAAQGTGRRYREGLAQFYGALLGWQVDERGPGYALLRPAQGPGGAVVDAEEARVTIGVTVDDLAATVELVTALGGQVLLPPIDDGW; from the coding sequence GTGGCTGCGCAGGGGACGGGGCGGCGCTACCGCGAGGGGCTAGCGCAGTTCTACGGCGCCCTGCTGGGGTGGCAGGTGGACGAGCGCGGACCCGGCTACGCGCTGCTGCGACCGGCGCAGGGCCCGGGCGGAGCCGTGGTCGACGCCGAAGAGGCGCGGGTGACCATCGGTGTGACGGTCGATGACCTCGCGGCCACCGTGGAGCTGGTGACCGCCCTGGGCGGCCAGGTCCTCCTGCCTCCTATCGACGACGGCTGGTGA
- a CDS encoding sugar ABC transporter substrate-binding protein — protein MTRSRRTRVAVASALALPLALAACGGSSGGGTQPTAGGSSAAGGATTTLRVLDYYNNDPGKTVWQKALEGCAAQAGAKISREAVPGASLIPKVLQQASSRTLPDLLMLDNPDLQQIAATGALIPLDQFGITGDGFAKGVVDASTYKGKLYGLQPSTNTIALIYNKDILDKAGVKPPTTWDELKATAKQLTKGGTYGFAVSAPANYEGTWQFLPFMWTNGGDEKDINTPQVAQAVQLWVDLMKDGSLSKSALNWTQADVNDQFKAGKAAMMINGPWQFPVLDAAKGLNYGVAQIPAPKAGEKVVAPLGGETWTVPQTKDKDKQALAAKVVQCLNSDESQLNLAKQNDTIPTKTALLASFSSTNPHIKAFADQIPTARARTGELGADWPKAATKIYTAFQAALTGQTSAADAVKQAQNG, from the coding sequence ATGACCCGCTCACGCCGTACCCGAGTCGCTGTCGCCTCGGCCCTCGCGCTCCCGCTGGCGCTCGCCGCCTGCGGCGGGAGCAGCGGCGGCGGAACGCAGCCCACGGCCGGAGGCAGCTCCGCAGCAGGAGGGGCCACGACGACCCTTCGCGTGCTGGACTACTACAACAACGACCCCGGGAAGACCGTGTGGCAGAAGGCTCTCGAGGGCTGCGCCGCGCAGGCGGGCGCCAAGATCTCCCGGGAGGCGGTGCCCGGCGCGAGCCTCATCCCCAAGGTGCTGCAGCAGGCCTCGTCGCGCACTCTTCCGGACCTGCTGATGCTCGACAACCCCGACCTGCAGCAGATCGCCGCGACCGGCGCGCTGATCCCGCTCGACCAGTTCGGCATCACCGGCGACGGCTTCGCGAAGGGCGTCGTGGACGCCTCGACCTACAAGGGCAAGCTCTACGGTCTGCAGCCGTCGACCAACACGATCGCGCTCATCTACAACAAGGACATCCTCGACAAGGCGGGGGTCAAGCCGCCGACGACGTGGGACGAGCTGAAGGCGACGGCGAAGCAGCTGACCAAGGGCGGGACCTACGGCTTCGCGGTATCCGCGCCCGCGAACTACGAGGGCACCTGGCAGTTCTTGCCCTTCATGTGGACCAACGGGGGCGACGAGAAGGACATCAACACCCCGCAGGTCGCGCAAGCCGTGCAGCTCTGGGTCGACCTCATGAAGGACGGGTCGCTCTCGAAGTCCGCGCTGAACTGGACCCAGGCCGACGTCAACGACCAGTTCAAGGCCGGCAAGGCTGCCATGATGATCAACGGGCCGTGGCAGTTCCCGGTGCTCGACGCTGCCAAGGGTCTGAACTACGGCGTCGCCCAGATCCCGGCGCCCAAGGCCGGTGAGAAGGTCGTCGCCCCGCTCGGCGGCGAGACGTGGACCGTCCCGCAGACGAAGGACAAGGACAAGCAGGCCCTGGCCGCGAAGGTCGTCCAGTGCCTCAACTCGGACGAGAGCCAGCTGAACCTCGCCAAGCAGAACGACACGATCCCGACGAAGACCGCACTGCTCGCGTCGTTCTCGTCGACCAACCCGCACATCAAGGCCTTCGCCGACCAGATCCCGACGGCCCGGGCACGCACCGGTGAGCTCGGCGCCGACTGGCCGAAGGCCGCGACCAAGATCTACACGGCCTTCCAGGCGGCCCTGACCGGACAGACGTCGGCCGCGGACGCCGTGAAGCAGGCGCAGAATGGCTGA
- a CDS encoding AfsR/SARP family transcriptional regulator: protein MTGVSLAVLGRISITTPVGEALVRGGRERAVLAALVAARGEVVPADRLVTEVWGDDAGSRGHAALLVAVSHLRSQLEPTRPPRTTSQVLVRACAGYSLRLPDGSVDAEVFSAHVAEAYAASRAGDDAAVVDRCDEAAALWSGPPFAGASGRDLVDLESTRLEGLRMTALELRAQSLLHLGRHSLLVGELEALVAAHPMRERLLELHAVALYRCGRQAEALAALRRGRSVLADELGVDPSPQLQQLELDILVHAPHLLLPPAATGPRSASGNRCGRKARPTRTATRPAHVRVA from the coding sequence GTGACAGGGGTGTCTCTCGCGGTGCTCGGGCGGATCTCGATCACCACCCCGGTCGGCGAGGCCCTGGTGCGGGGCGGACGCGAGCGGGCGGTCCTCGCCGCTCTCGTCGCTGCGCGTGGCGAGGTGGTGCCGGCCGACCGGCTGGTCACCGAGGTGTGGGGCGACGACGCGGGCAGCCGGGGACACGCTGCGCTGCTGGTCGCGGTGTCGCACCTGCGCTCGCAGCTGGAGCCCACGAGGCCACCGCGTACCACGTCGCAGGTGCTCGTCCGCGCGTGCGCGGGGTACTCACTGCGACTGCCCGACGGCAGCGTCGACGCTGAGGTCTTCAGCGCGCACGTCGCGGAGGCGTACGCAGCGAGCCGCGCCGGCGACGACGCGGCCGTCGTGGACCGGTGCGACGAGGCTGCCGCGCTCTGGAGCGGCCCGCCCTTCGCCGGGGCGAGTGGACGGGACCTCGTCGACCTCGAATCCACCCGGCTCGAGGGCCTGCGGATGACGGCGCTCGAGCTGCGGGCGCAGTCGCTCCTGCACCTGGGCAGGCACTCCCTGCTGGTGGGAGAGCTCGAGGCGCTGGTGGCCGCCCATCCCATGCGCGAGCGCTTGCTCGAGCTGCACGCCGTGGCGCTCTACCGCTGCGGGAGGCAGGCGGAGGCCCTGGCCGCGCTGCGGCGCGGTCGTTCGGTGCTGGCCGACGAGCTGGGGGTCGACCCATCGCCGCAGCTGCAACAGCTCGAGCTCGACATCCTGGTGCACGCCCCGCACCTGCTGCTGCCGCCGGCCGCGACCGGCCCGAGGTCCGCCTCCGGCAACCGGTGCGGCAGGAAGGCTCGTCCGACCCGGACCGCGACCCGTCCCGCGCACGTGCGGGTCGCGTGA